One Palaemon carinicauda isolate YSFRI2023 chromosome 5, ASM3689809v2, whole genome shotgun sequence DNA window includes the following coding sequences:
- the LOC137640542 gene encoding uncharacterized protein, which translates to MYNKHPHHSFHQHYHHQHVQQQQQHEETQTDPKSLITEDEVKQSLQADKGEEAELTSFEIVDFTKPGDNYSNFVTSIEVKYTLEDEEQEVVYVAKVNPCKKLEGFEEMSHEFFEKEIKFYQEVIPELNAVLEEAGKEPLNVPKLYHANLETGTEQAYYEDLRARGFKMVDRVQSLDMAHTTLVLQEIAKLHAASRLLQAKCEDEPLVEKYETVLKGWGNFNENALMKGIVNGHLDHATKILRKAGGDENAVNWLEGLKPQAFDILGKPAENEAFAAVNHGTLWSNNLLFRYNDDEEPEEVMLLDFEATCHSSLVYDLNFLMYSSLAEEVRKEHLEEFLNIYTTAFQEVIEAGGQEMPFNEEELMEEFKAHNICGALFAVFTIPSVLLESGDIPNGATMDGDLEGVLDEFWANVDEKIETSPTLRPRFLAMFEEFMESGLIGE; encoded by the exons A TGTACAACAAACACCCCCACCATTCATtccatcaacattatcatcatcaacatgtgcagcagcagcagcaacatgaAGAGACCCAAACAGACCCAAAAAGCCTGATCACTGAGGATGAGGTGAAGCAAAGCCTCCAAGCTGATAAAGGCGAGGAAGCAGAACTAACTTCCTTCGAGATTGTAGATTTCACTAAACCTGGAGACAACTATTCCAATTTCGTAACAAGCATTGAGGTCAAGTATACCTTGGAGGATGAGGAACAAGAGGTGGTCTACGTAGCGAAGGTCAACCCATGTAAAAAATTGGAGGGCTTCGAGGAAATGAGTCACGAATTTTTCGAGAAGGAAATCAAGTTCTACCAGGAAGTAATCCCTGAGCTCAACGCAGTGCTAGAGGAAGCAGGAAAGGAGCCTTTGAATGTACCAAAGTTATATCACGCTAATTTGGAGACGGGGACCGAACAAGCATACTATGAAGACCTGCGAGCTCGAGGCTTCAAGATGGTAGACCGAGTGCAAAGTTTAGATATGGCTCATACTACGCTGGTGCTCCAAGAAATCGCCAAACTTCACGCGGCCTCTCGCCTCCTCCAAGCAAAATGTGAAGATGAACCTTTGGTGGAAAAATACGAAACCGTTCTGAAGGGCTGgggaaattttaatgaaaatgcatTGATGAAAGGGATAGTTAATGGTCACCTTGATCATGCAACTAAGATACTAAGAAAGGCTGGTGGGGACGAGAATGCAGTAAATTGGCTGGAAGGTCTCAAACCGCAGGCTTTTGACATCCTTGGCAAGCCAGCAGAGAATGAGGCCTTTGCAGCAGTGAATCATGGTACACTATGGAGCAACAACTTACTCTTTAG GTATAACGACGACGAGGAACCAGAGGAAGTTATGTTGCTGGACTTTGAAGCCACCTGCCATTCCAGTCTGGTCTATGATCTAAACTTCCTGATGTACAGTAGCCTGGCCGAAGAAGTGCGAAAGGAGCACCTCGAGGAGTTCTTGAATATTTACACTACCGCTTTCCAGGAGGTTATAGAGGCTGGAGGTCAAGAGATGCCATTCAACGAAGAAGAGCTCATGGAAGAATTCAAGGCACATAATATATGCGGGGCACTTTTTGCAGTTTTCACTATTCCTAGTGTCCTCTTGGAATCTGGCGATATACCAAATGGTGCAACAATGGATGGAGATCTGGAGGGAGTTCTTGATGAGTTTTGGGCTAATGTAGATGAAAAAATAGAGACAAGCCCAACTCTTAGGCCAAGGTTTTTGGCAATGTTTGAAGAGTTCATGGAATCGGGATTGATTGGCGAATAG